A portion of the Aricia agestis chromosome 1, ilAriAges1.1, whole genome shotgun sequence genome contains these proteins:
- the LOC121731866 gene encoding inactive hydroxysteroid dehydrogenase-like protein 1 isoform X2, with product MILRGIGVLTVAYYSVRILLMVRQALQLWSMSYFKWDTRLKKRFGDWAVVTGSTDGIGKQYALQLAQRGLNVVLISRNPHKLRAVAEEIGQSVASVVVAVVTGSTDGVGKQYALQLAQRGLNVVLISRNPHKLRAVAEEIVTKHNVKTKTIVADFSTGTEVYAHIEAELQDLPVGILVNNVGVLDDHPIRFCDAPLERLWEMVNVNVVSAVSMCRLLLPGMLRRNRGVVVNVSSAAGWQATPLMGVYSSTKAFINNFTMLLRAEYAHTDVQFNFVYPMFISSNLTAFSESIHRGDLFTPDAAAYAMQAVNAIGTIPATTGYWSQALKMDFLLLLPTWARTKIGHFILRGLQHEYNMRNNVKNKQKPS from the exons ATGATATTGAGGGGAATCGGAGTGCTGACGGTGGCGTACTACTCCGTGCGAATACTGCTCATGGTGCGGCAGGCCCTCCAGCTCTGGAGTATGAGCTACTTCAAGTGGGATACGCGACTGAAGAAACGATTCGGTGACTGGGCCG TGGTGACGGGCAGCACGGACGGGATCGGCAAGCAGTACGCGCTGCAGCTGGCGCAGAGGGGCCTCAACGTCGTGCTCATCAGCAGAAACCCCCACAAGCTGCGAGCCGTCGCGGAGGAGATCGGTCAGTCAGTTGCTAGTGTTGTAGTTGCGGTGGTGACGGGCAGCACGGACGGGGTCGGCAAGCAGTACGCGCTGCAGCTGGCGCAGAGGGGCCTTAACGTCGTGCTCATCAGCCGAAATCCCCACAAGCTGCGAGCCGTCGCGGAGGAGATCG TGACGAAGCATAACGTTAAAACGAAAACTATAGTAGCCGACTTCAGCACCGGGACCGAGGTGTACGCCCACATCGAAGCGGAGCTGCAAGATCTGCCGGTTGGCATACTAG TGAACAACGTGGGCGTGCTGGACGACCATCCGATACGGTTCTGCGACGCGCCCCTGGAGCGGCTGTGGGAGATGGTGAACGTGAACGTGGTGTCGGCGGTCAGCATGTGCCGGCTGCTGCTGCCGGGGATGTTGCGCCGCAACAGGGGCGTCGTCGTCAACGTGTCGTCGGCGGCGGGCTGGCAGGCGACGCCGCTGATGGGTGTCTACTCTAGCACAAAG GCGTTCATCAACAACTTCACGATGCTGCTTCGCGCGGAGTACGCCCACACCGACGTCCAGTTCAACTTCGTGTACCCCATGTTCATATCCAGCAACCTGACCGCCTTCTCGGAGAGCATCCACCGGGGCGACCTGTTTACGCCGGACGCCGCCGCCTACGCCATGCAGGCCGTCAACGCCATAGGGACCATCCCCGCGACCACCGGCTACTGGTCGCAGGCTCTGAAG ATGGACTTTTTGCTTCTCTTGCCGACATGGGCGAGAACTAAGATCGGCCACTTCATACTGAGGGGCCTGCAACATGAATACAATATGAGGAATAACgtgaaaaacaaacaaaaacccAGCTAA